One Manihot esculenta cultivar AM560-2 chromosome 6, M.esculenta_v8, whole genome shotgun sequence DNA segment encodes these proteins:
- the LOC110617438 gene encoding chaperone protein dnaJ A6, chloroplastic isoform X2, translating into MSYLAAPSSSLFSRDTFPILSFVGPSQASHHRRGSRFTVRADADYYSILGVSKNASKSEIKSAYRKLARSYHPDVNKEAGAEQKFKEISNAYEVLSDDEKRSLYDRYGEAGLKGAGMGMGDFSNPFDLFESLFEGMGGMGGMGGMGGRASRSRAVDGQDEYYSLILTFKEAVFGVEKEIEITRLESCGTCNGSGAKPGTKASKCNTCGGQGQVVSSARTPLGIFQQVTTCSTCGGTGETFTPCNACSGDGRVRRTKRISLKVPAGVDSGSRLRVRSEGNAGRRGGSPGDLFVIIEVIPDPVLKREDTNILYTCKVSYVDAILGTTIKVPTVDGMVDLKVPAGTQPNTTLVMSKKGVPVLNKSNMRGDQLVRVQVEIPKRLSSEERKLIEELADLSKGKTVSSRR; encoded by the exons ATGAGCTATTTGGCGGCACCTAGTTCAAGCCTATTTTCAAGGGACACCTTTCCCATATTATCTTTTGTGGGGCCATCTCAAGCTTCACATCATCGTAGGGGATCACGATTTACAGTTAGAGCTGATGCT GATTACTATTCTATACTTGGTGTGTCAAAAAATGCTAGTAAATCTGAAATCAAAAGTG CATACAGGAAACTTGCTAGGAGTTACCATCCTGATGTGAACAA AGAAGCTGGGGCGGAGCAGAAGTTTAAGGAAATTAGCAACGCATATGAG GTCTTATCGGATGATGAGAAACGATCTTTGTATGACAGGTACGGTGAGGCTGGACTTAAAGGCGCTGGTATGGGCATGGGG GATTTCAGCAATCCTTTTGATTTGTTTGAGTCACTATTTGAGGGCATGGGAGGAATGGGAGGTATGGGGGGCATGGGGGGCAGAGCTTCCAGGAGTAGAGCAGTAGATGGCCAGGATGAATATTACAGTCTTATCTTAACGTTTAAGGAAGCAGTTTTTGGAGTTGAAAAAGAGATTGAGATAACACGACTTGAGAGCTGTGGCACCTGCAATGGTTCAGGTGCAAAACCTGGGACAAAGGCATCTAAATGTAATACATGTGGCGGCCAAGGCCAGGTTGTTTCTTCGGCAAGGACTCCATTAGGTATCTTCCAGCAGGTAACAACCTGCTCTACATGTGGTGGGACAGGGGAAACATTTACCCCTTGCAACGCATGTTCCGGGGATGGACGAGTAAGGAGGACAAAACGTATCAGTTTGAAAGTGCCAGCTGGTGTGGACTCTGGAAGCCGTTTGAGGGTGCGATCTGAAGGTAATGCTGGAAGGAGAGGTGGATCACCTGGAGACCTCTTCGTTATTATAGAAGTCATCCCAGACCCTGTACTAAAACGTGAAGACACCAACATCTTGTACACATGCAAAGTGTCATATGTAGATGCAATTTTGGGTACAACAATCAAGGTGCCAACAGTTGATGGTATGGTTGACCTCAAAGTCCCAGCTGGAACTCAGCCGAATACAACTCTAGTGATGTCGAAGAAAGGTGTCCCAGTGCTCAACAAAAGCAACATGAGGGGTGATCAGTTGGTTCGCGTACAAGTTGAAATTCCAAAAAGATTGAGCAGTgaagaaagaaagctcatcGAGGAGCTTGCAGATCTAAGCAAGGGCAAAACAGTGAGCAGTCGAAGATGA
- the LOC110617438 gene encoding chaperone protein dnaJ A6, chloroplastic isoform X1 yields MATIPCGSTYVAQWGIRPQLMLRSYMQNRILTSQYGLNNKMSYLAAPSSSLFSRDTFPILSFVGPSQASHHRRGSRFTVRADADYYSILGVSKNASKSEIKSAYRKLARSYHPDVNKEAGAEQKFKEISNAYEVLSDDEKRSLYDRYGEAGLKGAGMGMGDFSNPFDLFESLFEGMGGMGGMGGMGGRASRSRAVDGQDEYYSLILTFKEAVFGVEKEIEITRLESCGTCNGSGAKPGTKASKCNTCGGQGQVVSSARTPLGIFQQVTTCSTCGGTGETFTPCNACSGDGRVRRTKRISLKVPAGVDSGSRLRVRSEGNAGRRGGSPGDLFVIIEVIPDPVLKREDTNILYTCKVSYVDAILGTTIKVPTVDGMVDLKVPAGTQPNTTLVMSKKGVPVLNKSNMRGDQLVRVQVEIPKRLSSEERKLIEELADLSKGKTVSSRR; encoded by the exons ATGGCCACTATACCTTGCGGAAGCACATATGTTGCTCAGTGGGGTATTCGACCTCAGCTCATGCTTAGATCCTATATGCAAAATAGGATACTGACCTCTCAATATGG TCTTAATAACAAGATGAGCTATTTGGCGGCACCTAGTTCAAGCCTATTTTCAAGGGACACCTTTCCCATATTATCTTTTGTGGGGCCATCTCAAGCTTCACATCATCGTAGGGGATCACGATTTACAGTTAGAGCTGATGCT GATTACTATTCTATACTTGGTGTGTCAAAAAATGCTAGTAAATCTGAAATCAAAAGTG CATACAGGAAACTTGCTAGGAGTTACCATCCTGATGTGAACAA AGAAGCTGGGGCGGAGCAGAAGTTTAAGGAAATTAGCAACGCATATGAG GTCTTATCGGATGATGAGAAACGATCTTTGTATGACAGGTACGGTGAGGCTGGACTTAAAGGCGCTGGTATGGGCATGGGG GATTTCAGCAATCCTTTTGATTTGTTTGAGTCACTATTTGAGGGCATGGGAGGAATGGGAGGTATGGGGGGCATGGGGGGCAGAGCTTCCAGGAGTAGAGCAGTAGATGGCCAGGATGAATATTACAGTCTTATCTTAACGTTTAAGGAAGCAGTTTTTGGAGTTGAAAAAGAGATTGAGATAACACGACTTGAGAGCTGTGGCACCTGCAATGGTTCAGGTGCAAAACCTGGGACAAAGGCATCTAAATGTAATACATGTGGCGGCCAAGGCCAGGTTGTTTCTTCGGCAAGGACTCCATTAGGTATCTTCCAGCAGGTAACAACCTGCTCTACATGTGGTGGGACAGGGGAAACATTTACCCCTTGCAACGCATGTTCCGGGGATGGACGAGTAAGGAGGACAAAACGTATCAGTTTGAAAGTGCCAGCTGGTGTGGACTCTGGAAGCCGTTTGAGGGTGCGATCTGAAGGTAATGCTGGAAGGAGAGGTGGATCACCTGGAGACCTCTTCGTTATTATAGAAGTCATCCCAGACCCTGTACTAAAACGTGAAGACACCAACATCTTGTACACATGCAAAGTGTCATATGTAGATGCAATTTTGGGTACAACAATCAAGGTGCCAACAGTTGATGGTATGGTTGACCTCAAAGTCCCAGCTGGAACTCAGCCGAATACAACTCTAGTGATGTCGAAGAAAGGTGTCCCAGTGCTCAACAAAAGCAACATGAGGGGTGATCAGTTGGTTCGCGTACAAGTTGAAATTCCAAAAAGATTGAGCAGTgaagaaagaaagctcatcGAGGAGCTTGCAGATCTAAGCAAGGGCAAAACAGTGAGCAGTCGAAGATGA